AACGCTACGAACGCTATATCGGGGAGCAGCTACGTCTCCTTACCCACGCGACGCTTCACCCCGAGGTCAGCTATGGCCGCTCTCAGAAGAGCGTTGACTACATCATCGAGACACCCGAGGTGGTTGTGCTCGTTGAGGCTAAGTCTGTCGCTCCCAACGCCTTCACGAGATCGGGCATCTTCCCTGACAACGGGGACATGGACAGGGGCATCAACCGGGCCTGTCAGCAGATCACCCACACAGCGGAATTGATGAGAGGAGGGCATCCAGAGTTCCCCGACCTGAAGGCTCGCCCACTCCGCGGGTTGGTCGTTACGCGCGAGCGTTACCTCAATCTGCCGTGGCACCACCTAACGGATGCAGTGAAGCCAGCCTCGATACCAACAACCATTGTGTCTGCGGATCAATTGGAATATGCCCTGGTTCCGGGCCTGATCGACGAAGAAGCATGTGGTGCTCAGCTACTTGAGGGGCTGGCTACCGACAGTGGGCCCATCGAGACCTCGTTGGAAAGATTGAGAATAGGCATGAACCCCCTACTGGAGGAGATCGCAACAGCCTCGTCCTTGAGACAACCCGATCACGACAACGCCTCAGCTAGTTGACCACCTCAGGTCATCGCGGATCAGGCAACAGATTAATAGACCGTTAAAAACACCTGGTCAGGCATAAGTTATGTGTTCTTGTCCCTCAGGCTGCTCCTGCTCTCGGGGGCCGCTCTTATGGTTAGCCTGCTGGCTATCCCTCGCGCAGCCTCTGCTGCTTCCTCAATCTCGGTTGTTAGGTCTGTCACGCTGAGTGGGAGCCATCTTTCTCGGTTTGCTGTGTCTGCCACCCGGTTACCCTGCATGACTCATCGGGCTAGCCAGTCAGCCCCGTAACGTGAGATGTTGGCAATCTTGTGTGCCTCGCGCCTTAGGATCGTTGCTATACGGCCGGGTGAGTCGATAATCTCATTGAGATCACTGTGGTCGAGTATCATGACGGTCAGTGCGCTATGTTTCATCACTTCTTGCGCGTAGTTACGTGCATGCGTGGTTACCGGACAGTTGGCGAATATCAACACGATCGTTGCCTTTGTAACGACGGCAATGCCTATCTCTTTCGCGATGTCCTCCAGGCTGACGCGGCCAGACGGTGTGTTTTTGCACTGCACTTGCCAGCGTGTCGGAACGTTTCCCAAGGTTCCGGCCAGCAGCACGTCGACCTCGGCGTGCGCTGTTTGGTCAGCGGCCCGTTTCCTCCAGGCTACGAAGCGCAGGCCGAGCAGTCGCATAACCCAGATGGCTAGGGCTTCGAGCGCTTCGCCCTTGGTGTTCCTATCTTTGGATGTCAGGTCGTCGCGGATGTCGGTGGGTCGGCGTCGGTAGTAGGCGATGAGGGATGGGTCTAGGTGTTTGATGGTGCGGGCGATAAAGGGTCTGAGGACTTCTGCGTCGAAGCGGTCGGTCGTTCGGAGATGCGAGGTTTTACCACCGGATGTACCGCGGGTCGTGAATTCGATGAGCCCCGCCTCCTGTAGTGGTTCGAGGAAAGTCTTGGGCATGTTGGCCCTATCGACCCGTCTGCCCATGATGCTTTCGGTCAGATCCCGCACATCGGCAGCCGGGTAACGACCATCGGGCTCGATGCGGCACAAGGCTTCGACAAAGGCCTGCTGCTCTTCGCCTAGTCCAACCAGGGCAGCGACCGTCTCGTCGCTCATCCCGACCAAGCGCTCCTTGGCGGCAGGGTCCACTTCCCAAGCGCGATACCGTCCCTTCGGGAACACATCGGCCTCGGCCAGCCACTTGCGGAGGCTATTGATAGCTGTGTTGTGGATACCGACCTGCAAGCCTTGGTCGGTCAGGTAAGCCGCCAGAGTATCGCCTGTGACCTTGAGCCCGTCGTGCACCATCTGTTGGGCCGCCTCGACCACCTGGAGACCGCCGAGGTTGAGCAGGATGTGCCGAGCGAACGCCTGATAGAGATCATCGCCCTCCAACGCAGCGAGGTCGTAGGCAAGAGGGGTTGCTTCCCAAGAGGGTGTGGGTTCGATGAGACCGTACTGGCGGGCAGCCTCGAGTGGCAAGGAGGCCTGCCTCCGGGTAGGGGGCTTCTTGTAAGGCTGGATTCGGACCGGCTCACGGGTTGTTGCTTCCTCCATAGCCGGCTTGTCGCCACTGTGCGCGATGATGGCATCTACGAACGCCGACAGGTCTACGAGATCGGGAGTGAACTGCGAACCAACGGGTATATCGCTTGGCTGAGCCACCTATCCGCCTAGAGGGACACCGACGAGAACATCAGATTCTGATAAGCCCCTGCAAGAGACACGTGCCAGCGTACGCAAAGTCAGAGGCGCGCATTCCGCCGTAAGCGGTACCCGCGTCCGCCATCCTCAGCAAGCGGGACAGGAGTGGTGCCTGCATCCCATAGGAGACCGGGCCGCGGCACGCGGTACCAATCCTTAGCCACGGGCTTCTGTCCGTTGACTTCGGTTTCGTCGAAGCGGCCCAGAGCCCCCCGCAGGTACTCCCTCTCCATCTCTACACAGAGCCAGCGCCGCGATAGGCGCTCGCACACCTCGCCGGTCACACAGCTACCAGCGAACGGATCAACCACGAAGTCACCCTCGTCAGTGAGCATCCGGATGAAGTATTGAGGCAGGTCCGCCGGGAACCGGGCCGGATGTGGTGTGATGCCTTCCTCGTGGCAATACCGCAAGTATCGACTGTTGCTCTCTGTGTTAGGAAGCGCGATCAGGTTAGGAGGGATAGACGCTCCATTGTTCTTCGCGAAATTGTCGCTGATGTCATGACCGGACGGGCGTTTCATCGAGCGGTAGCCGTTACGGAGCAAAGACTTCATCGCATCGCTGTAGGGCTGGAGCACGCGGCGGTTGTCGGCCTTAGGCCAAGGGGTCTTGGAGAGCCACCAGACAGTATTGACCGCGTCCTTCACCCGGACCCGCCGAACCGTGACCCACTCTGCAGGAGAAGGGAGCTTCGAAGGGTTCCACCAGAAGATCTCCTGAGCCAAGTGGAGGCCGATCTCCTCTACGAGCATGATGACCAGTTTGAAGTGGTAGAGGCTGCGGGTAGGCGAACCCGGGATCCACGCCCCGCCGATGTCGATCACCATACTCCCCGAGTCCTTCAGCACCCTGCGAGACTGCTCTCCGAACGGGCGGAACCAGTCCAGGTACCGATCCGCGTCTGCATTCCCATAGTCCTTCTTGCGTACGAGCGCGAAGGGCGGACTGGTGACGATGAGATCCACAGATGCAGTAGGGAGATCCCCCAACACCAGGATGGAGTCGCCTGCAACCATCCGACCAAGATCGGTGCTGAAGTACTCTGAAGGCGAGCGACTCTCGTCGGATTGCGATACTTGGCGCATAGTCCTCAAGCTACCGGCTGGCTACGACAAAACCGTTGCTACAGGATCACCCTACCATCGAAAACACATATGTGTAAGTAGACCAGGTGGTGTGGCTGGCCAGCGGACCTGATCTCGTCGGCAAGATGGTCGCTGCCCTCCGGCCGGTACCTCCCGACCCAGCAGACCAGATATCCGTGTCTCCCCGATCAGCAGGGCCCGTACTCGGTAGGTCGCGAGCTGAGGTGCGCGATGCCGGTACGGGGCGGCGGATATCTCATGCTGGCGCTCGCCCGTGTCGGCACCATCGCCGAACTCGCAGCCCCCCGTACCGCGAGCGCGCGGGTCACGTGGGGATCGCCGGGCGTCACCGACTCAGCATCGAGCGGCCGGTCTGATCGAAGGCGGGTTTGGGGGCCATTCGCCCTGCCGCGCCACGCCTGGTTTGGGTTGGAGCGGCTTGGCGGCGGCGCTATGCTGTCTTGTGACACCGCACCGAGAGAGTTCGCGATGACGGCACGTCGACCTCCCGAAGAGAGGGCCCGCCTGGGAGAGGCGATCTATGAGCGCGAGATCCGCAAGCAGGTCGAGTCGCTTTACCATGGGGCGATCGTCGCCATCGACGTTAATACTGGGGACTGGGTCGTGGCCGACACCGTCCTCGGCGCGGCTGAGCTCCTTCGTGCACAGCGCCCGGAGGCAACGGACGTGTGGAGCGTTCGCGTCGGTCACCGGGCTGTTTACAGCTTTGCGGGGAGTTCGGTGCGGAGAGACGCTGGGTGATCGAGGGGGTCGTTAACTCCTCCTATGAGGCCATCGTCGCGCTCTTGCTGAGAGGACCGGACGGGGATGCCCGGGATATCGAGGCCGTGATCGACACCGGCTACAACGGCTTCCTGACGTTGCCGCCGAGGTTGGTGGCGGAGTTGGGGTTGCCGTTTGTCACGAGCGCTCAGGCAATCCTCGCGAACGGCAGCGAGGAGGCCTTCGATGTCCACAGCGTCACCGTACTGTGGGACAGTCACCCCGTCGCTGTCGATGCCTATGTGTCGGATACGACACCGCTCGTGGGTATGCGCCTGCTCGATCAGTGCGACGTGAACGTTCAAGTCCGCGACGGCGGTCGCGTTCTGATCGAAACCTCGAACTAACTCCAGCACGCGCGCCACGCCCGCCTCGGGCCTCGCGCTCCCATGCCGGCCTGGCCACCAGAGCGCGGGATGGAGTTCGACCGGTCTACCGAACATAGTGCGCTAGACGGCGGATGCCGGAGCAGCACCGTGGAACCGGACCTGTACTACGCCATCGGCTACTACCTGCTCGCGCACATCGAGCGCGGTCAGCCGGGCCGCGCCTTGCCCCGCGCGGTGATGAGCCAGGCCAGCAACACGCCTCGCAAGCTCGCCGCGGCGACGCGCGCCCGCGCGGGCGAGGCGCGCCATGTATCGCTTGAGCGACCCCGCCCGCCACGCTTGACACAGGCGCTCCAGAAGACGCTGCTACTCCTCTGCGAGACGCCCTTCGCCAGCGTGGAGGACCTCTCGCGCATGAGGCACCTGCCCGCCTCCTCCTTGCGCGAGCGATTGGGCGATGCTGAGCGACCGTCCGCTGCGGCGCCACGTCCCCACGGCGGCGGGCGTCGCGGCCCTCGGCGACGACGACCTGCTCTATCACCATCCCGTGTCCCGCCTGTGGCTGCGGCTGCTCGCCGAGCGCCTCGACGGCGTGGCGCTTCTCTACGAGCTGGCGGCGCTGATTGCCGACGCCGACCCCGAGGAGGACCCCCGTGCGCGCGCTGCGGGAGCCCTCGGGGTTCCACCACAGCGCGGCGGCGAACGCTGGGAGCGGTCATCGGCCAGGGGGCGCGGGCGCGCGTCTGGCAGCCCGCTCGCCACGGGCGCGGGAACACGCCGGTCGTCAAGCCCGACTCCAGCCTGGCGTGGCTGGTCGACCTGGCCGGGCGCGAGGCGGAGCACCCCGTGCGCCGGGTGAAGCCGAAGCGGCTCTGGGCGTGGCGTTCGTCAGGCGGCGCACGCGCGACACCGCCTGGGCCGAGAGACCTCGCGAATGCGGTGG
The genomic region above belongs to bacterium and contains:
- a CDS encoding restriction endonuclease — translated: MAQPSDIPVGSQFTPDLVDLSAFVDAIIAHSGDKPAMEEATTREPVRIQPYKKPPTRRQASLPLEAARQYGLIEPTPSWEATPLAYDLAALEGDDLYQAFARHILLNLGGLQVVEAAQQMVHDGLKVTGDTLAAYLTDQGLQVGIHNTAINSLRKWLAEADVFPKGRYRAWEVDPAAKERLVGMSDETVAALVGLGEEQQAFVEALCRIEPDGRYPAADVRDLTESIMGRRVDRANMPKTFLEPLQEAGLIEFTTRGTSGGKTSHLRTTDRFDAEVLRPFIARTIKHLDPSLIAYYRRRPTDIRDDLTSKDRNTKGEALEALAIWVMRLLGLRFVAWRKRAADQTAHAEVDVLLAGTLGNVPTRWQVQCKNTPSGRVSLEDIAKEIGIAVVTKATIVLIFANCPVTTHARNYAQEVMKHSALTVMILDHSDLNEIIDSPGRIATILRREAHKIANISRYGADWLAR
- a CDS encoding site-specific DNA-methyltransferase; this encodes MVAGDSILVLGDLPTASVDLIVTSPPFALVRKKDYGNADADRYLDWFRPFGEQSRRVLKDSGSMVIDIGGAWIPGSPTRSLYHFKLVIMLVEEIGLHLAQEIFWWNPSKLPSPAEWVTVRRVRVKDAVNTVWWLSKTPWPKADNRRVLQPYSDAMKSLLRNGYRSMKRPSGHDISDNFAKNNGASIPPNLIALPNTESNSRYLRYCHEEGITPHPARFPADLPQYFIRMLTDEGDFVVDPFAGSCVTGEVCERLSRRWLCVEMEREYLRGALGRFDETEVNGQKPVAKDWYRVPRPGLLWDAGTTPVPLAEDGGRGYRLRRNARL
- a CDS encoding clan AA aspartic protease gives rise to the protein MIEGVVNSSYEAIVALLLRGPDGDARDIEAVIDTGYNGFLTLPPRLVAELGLPFVTSAQAILANGSEEAFDVHSVTVLWDSHPVAVDAYVSDTTPLVGMRLLDQCDVNVQVRDGGRVLIETSN